The proteins below are encoded in one region of Reichenbachiella sp. 5M10:
- a CDS encoding bifunctional 4-hydroxy-2-oxoglutarate aldolase/2-dehydro-3-deoxy-phosphogluconate aldolase, whose amino-acid sequence MARFTRIDVALKMKETGVVPVFYHKDLEVCKQILKACYDGGARVFEFTNRGDYAHEVFGELNKYAAKETPEMILGIGSVVDAGTTSLYIQLGANFVVSPILNPEMAKTCNRRKIAWSPGCGSLTEISYAEELGAEVVKIFPGSQVGGPSFVAAVKGPFSWSSIMPTGGVEPTEENMKGWFDAGVHCVGMGSKLFSKDASGNFDYAAVTAKVKETLAIAKKLMK is encoded by the coding sequence ATGGCACGATTTACAAGAATAGACGTTGCGTTGAAAATGAAAGAAACAGGCGTAGTACCTGTATTCTATCACAAAGATCTCGAAGTGTGCAAACAGATATTGAAGGCATGCTACGACGGAGGTGCGAGAGTATTCGAATTTACCAATAGAGGTGACTATGCTCACGAAGTATTCGGCGAGCTCAACAAATATGCTGCAAAAGAAACACCAGAAATGATCCTTGGGATCGGATCTGTAGTGGATGCTGGCACGACATCACTTTACATCCAGTTGGGTGCCAACTTCGTCGTATCCCCTATTCTCAACCCTGAGATGGCCAAGACTTGCAACAGAAGAAAGATCGCTTGGTCTCCTGGATGTGGTTCATTGACAGAGATCTCTTATGCAGAAGAATTGGGTGCCGAAGTAGTTAAAATCTTCCCTGGATCACAAGTAGGGGGGCCATCGTTCGTAGCAGCTGTCAAAGGCCCATTCTCATGGTCTAGCATCATGCCTACAGGCGGAGTGGAACCAACGGAAGAAAACATGAAAGGATGGTTTGATGCAGGCGTACATTGTGTAGGCATGGGATCAAAACTATTCTCAAAAGATGCTAGTGGAAACTTTGACTATGCAGCAGTCACTGCGAAAGTGAAAGAGACTTTGGCTATCGCTAAAAAATTGATGAAATAG
- the galK gene encoding galactokinase — protein sequence MKDVNEKKEAVIASYKERFGGEPLLVKSPGRINLIGEHTDYNNGYVMPAAIEQAAYVAIAKSGSKECRLEALDLEEGYSFSIDDELKPVEIGWVNYFLGVLDQYNKKGLALEGFNMVFSSDVPLGAGLSSSAALECSFGFAVSQLLGHELSLVDVAKMGQQAEHNFAGVKCGIMDQFASCLSTADHAIMLDCRSLEYTSIPCDMKDYQLVLFDTAVKHNLASSEYNVRREQCESGVAVLQKKFEGIESLRDATMEQLDAVKSELDAVVYDRCAYVISENNRVLQAAEALKRGDIERLGELMDQTHVGLSKQYAVSCTELDLLADLAKVHPDIIGARMMGGGFGGCTINIVKKKGLESTVRSVLENYKKVTQVELKHYIVAPGDGATLLKN from the coding sequence ATGAAAGACGTCAATGAAAAAAAGGAAGCTGTAATAGCCAGCTACAAAGAGAGGTTTGGGGGAGAACCCTTACTGGTCAAGTCACCAGGTAGGATCAACCTCATAGGTGAGCACACTGACTACAACAATGGGTACGTGATGCCCGCAGCGATCGAGCAGGCGGCCTATGTAGCCATCGCCAAGAGCGGTTCAAAGGAATGTAGGTTAGAGGCATTAGATTTAGAGGAAGGGTACAGTTTCTCGATCGATGATGAGCTAAAGCCTGTGGAGATAGGTTGGGTCAATTATTTCTTAGGAGTGCTCGATCAGTACAATAAGAAAGGACTGGCTCTCGAAGGATTCAACATGGTCTTCTCGAGTGATGTGCCTTTGGGTGCAGGATTATCTTCTTCCGCAGCGCTAGAGTGTTCTTTTGGTTTTGCAGTGAGTCAGTTGTTGGGTCATGAGCTGTCCTTGGTGGATGTTGCCAAGATGGGGCAGCAGGCGGAGCACAATTTCGCAGGCGTGAAGTGCGGGATCATGGATCAGTTTGCGAGTTGTTTGAGTACCGCAGATCATGCGATCATGTTGGATTGTCGCTCTCTGGAGTACACGTCTATCCCTTGTGATATGAAGGACTACCAATTGGTGTTGTTTGATACAGCGGTCAAGCACAATCTAGCTAGCTCGGAGTACAACGTACGCCGCGAACAATGCGAATCTGGTGTAGCTGTGCTGCAAAAGAAATTTGAAGGAATCGAGAGTTTGAGAGATGCGACGATGGAGCAGCTCGATGCGGTCAAATCAGAACTAGATGCCGTCGTGTACGATAGGTGTGCATACGTGATCAGCGAGAACAATCGTGTACTGCAAGCAGCTGAGGCGTTGAAACGAGGAGATATTGAGCGATTAGGGGAACTAATGGACCAAACACATGTAGGATTGAGTAAACAGTATGCAGTGAGTTGTACAGAGTTGGATCTGCTAGCGGACCTTGCCAAGGTGCACCCGGATATCATCGGGGCACGAATGATGGGTGGCGGATTTGGCGGGTGCACCATCAATATTGTCAAGAAGAAAGGGTTAGAAAGTACAGTAAGGAGTGTTCTTGAAAACTACAAAAAGGTCACTCAAGTGGAACTAAAGCATTATATTGTCGCCCCTGGCGATGGCGCCACTTTACTTAAAAACTAA
- a CDS encoding type I phosphomannose isomerase catalytic subunit, with protein sequence MNVDYPMKFDPILKYRMWGGDKLVDVLNKQSDEKNLGESWEISDVPGDASVVANGALKGKDLKELLKEYGAALIGQHNSERFGEAFPILIKYIDAKVPLSIQLHPNDALAKERHNSFGKTEMWYVMDAEPDADLIVGFNKEVTKEEYVQHVEDNTLEDILNVEKVKKGDSFFINTGKIHAIGAGCLIAEIQQTSDVTYRVFDWNRVDKDGKPRELHTDLALDAIDFEKKDDFWLDYAKLENSSNEIASCPYFTTNYLPVIGKATKDYATTDSFVIYMCVDGEGTVTANGHSVSIKKGETILIPAAIDQVQLVADGMELLEVTV encoded by the coding sequence ATGAATGTAGACTATCCAATGAAATTTGACCCCATTTTGAAGTACAGGATGTGGGGAGGAGACAAATTAGTAGACGTGCTCAATAAGCAATCTGACGAAAAGAACCTCGGCGAGAGCTGGGAGATATCCGATGTACCTGGAGATGCATCTGTAGTAGCCAACGGTGCGCTCAAGGGCAAAGATCTCAAAGAATTGCTCAAGGAGTATGGTGCGGCACTCATAGGACAGCACAATAGCGAGCGCTTCGGAGAGGCCTTTCCGATATTGATCAAGTACATCGATGCGAAGGTACCTTTGTCTATACAGTTGCACCCCAATGATGCTTTGGCCAAGGAGCGGCACAACTCGTTTGGCAAGACGGAGATGTGGTATGTGATGGATGCCGAGCCTGACGCAGATCTGATCGTAGGCTTCAACAAAGAAGTGACCAAAGAGGAGTACGTGCAGCATGTCGAGGACAATACGCTAGAGGATATCCTCAATGTCGAGAAGGTCAAAAAGGGAGATAGCTTCTTCATCAATACAGGAAAGATTCATGCGATTGGTGCCGGGTGCCTGATTGCAGAGATACAGCAGACTTCCGATGTGACCTACCGTGTATTCGATTGGAACCGTGTCGATAAGGATGGCAAACCAAGAGAGCTGCATACAGACTTGGCGTTGGATGCGATTGACTTTGAGAAGAAAGATGATTTTTGGCTAGACTATGCCAAGCTTGAGAATAGCTCAAATGAGATCGCTTCTTGTCCCTACTTTACTACTAATTATCTACCAGTCATAGGAAAAGCGACGAAGGACTATGCTACAACTGACTCGTTCGTGATCTACATGTGTGTAGATGGAGAAGGAACAGTCACAGCCAATGGGCATAGCGTCTCTATCAAAAAAGGTGAAACGATCTTGATACCAGCAGCGATTGATCAGGTGCAATTGGTGGCAGACGGTATGGAGCTGCTAGAGGTAACTGTCTAG
- the galE gene encoding UDP-glucose 4-epimerase GalE translates to MSILVTGGLGYIGSHTVVELIQAGFSVHIVDDLSNTEEGVLDRILQITGTKPGFTRLDLKSESDLERLFEGHVFEGVIHFAASKSVGESATDPLLYYQNNILGLVNLIACMKKHGVPNIVFSSSCTVYGQPDVLPVTEQTPIKPAESPYGNTKKIGEDILRDSSRAYEGIHSIALRYFNPIGAHSSALIGEKPKGVPNNLMPYLMQVATGVREKLSVFGDDYDTPDGTAVRDYIHVVDLAKAHVIAVQRQLNKKQKTAYEYFNLGSGSGYSVLEIIQSFEKINGVKVNHEITARRAGDIEKIYADNTYATEELGWTAQLSLDDMMSSAWNWQLKLKD, encoded by the coding sequence ATGAGTATTTTAGTAACAGGGGGATTGGGGTATATCGGGTCGCATACGGTTGTGGAGTTGATCCAGGCAGGATTCAGCGTGCACATCGTCGACGACTTGTCCAATACCGAAGAGGGAGTGCTGGATCGTATCTTGCAAATCACAGGCACGAAACCTGGGTTTACTCGGTTGGATTTGAAATCGGAATCGGACTTGGAGCGTTTGTTTGAGGGACATGTATTCGAAGGAGTGATCCATTTCGCGGCATCCAAGTCGGTAGGGGAATCCGCGACTGATCCGTTGCTGTACTATCAAAACAATATTTTGGGTTTAGTAAACTTGATTGCATGTATGAAAAAACACGGTGTGCCAAACATCGTGTTTTCTTCATCGTGTACGGTGTACGGCCAGCCAGATGTCCTACCAGTGACGGAGCAAACACCAATCAAGCCTGCCGAGTCTCCTTATGGGAATACCAAAAAAATCGGAGAGGACATCCTGCGAGATAGTTCACGGGCGTACGAAGGGATTCACTCCATCGCTCTTCGATATTTCAATCCTATAGGTGCGCATAGCTCTGCACTCATTGGTGAGAAGCCTAAGGGTGTTCCGAACAATCTGATGCCGTATCTCATGCAGGTAGCGACGGGTGTGCGCGAAAAATTGAGCGTGTTTGGCGATGATTACGATACACCAGATGGTACGGCAGTTCGAGATTACATTCACGTAGTGGATTTGGCAAAAGCTCACGTAATCGCTGTACAGCGACAGTTGAATAAAAAACAAAAAACAGCCTACGAGTACTTTAATCTAGGTTCAGGGTCAGGCTATTCAGTTTTGGAGATCATTCAGTCATTTGAGAAAATCAATGGAGTGAAAGTCAATCATGAGATCACAGCGAGACGTGCTGGAGATATAGAAAAAATATACGCTGACAATACCTATGCTACGGAGGAGTTGGGTTGGACGGCTCAGTTGTCACTCGACGACATGATGTCCTCTGCATGGAATTGGCAATTGAAATTAAAAGATTAA
- a CDS encoding 6-phosphofructokinase: MSQKTVAIICGGGPAPGINTVISTVAKIFLSDGYRVLGVHEGYKGLMSDNPRLVNFDFYYADRIFSRGGSTLLMSRFKPKKEDFNTKFFVDENVNLLVTIGGDDTASTANRLSKFLKENDLDVSNIHVPKTIDNDLPLPDRNPTFGFHSAKDEGVKIGNTIYEDAITSNNWFIMSAMGRSAGHLAFGIASACHFPMLIIPEMFNKTKATLEKVVALIISSMLKRRIMGIDYGVALVSEGVFHVIDEQELKDSGILFTYDAHGHPELGNVSKSNIFNVLVQERLKELGLVIKSRPIELGYELRCCRPIGYDLTLCTLLAIGVKKLYDEGISGCIVTTNSRGDITPMYLSEFENSDGIIPPRLVDIDAEISKLSFKNLHFVNEGDYEELGELVSNPEQYDFNKILNWK, translated from the coding sequence ATGTCACAAAAAACTGTAGCCATCATCTGCGGAGGAGGCCCCGCACCAGGAATCAACACAGTCATCAGTACTGTCGCCAAAATATTTTTGAGCGACGGATACAGAGTACTTGGAGTCCATGAAGGTTACAAAGGATTGATGTCTGACAACCCTAGATTGGTCAATTTTGACTTTTATTACGCAGACAGGATATTTAGTAGAGGTGGGTCGACCCTCTTGATGAGTCGATTCAAACCAAAAAAAGAAGACTTCAATACCAAATTCTTTGTGGACGAGAACGTCAACTTGTTGGTAACCATTGGTGGAGACGATACGGCTTCTACAGCCAACCGACTTTCCAAATTCCTCAAAGAGAACGATCTCGATGTATCCAACATCCACGTGCCCAAAACCATTGACAATGATCTCCCTTTGCCAGATCGCAATCCGACCTTCGGATTTCACTCAGCCAAGGACGAAGGAGTCAAAATAGGCAACACCATCTACGAAGATGCGATCACCAGCAACAACTGGTTCATCATGTCAGCAATGGGTAGGTCTGCAGGGCACCTGGCTTTTGGTATTGCATCTGCTTGTCACTTTCCGATGTTGATCATCCCTGAGATGTTCAACAAAACAAAGGCTACCTTAGAGAAAGTCGTAGCTCTAATCATCTCATCCATGCTCAAGCGCAGGATCATGGGAATAGACTATGGTGTGGCATTGGTCAGCGAAGGAGTTTTTCATGTCATTGATGAGCAAGAGCTCAAGGATTCGGGCATTTTATTCACGTACGATGCACACGGCCACCCTGAACTTGGCAATGTCAGTAAGTCCAATATTTTCAACGTACTCGTGCAAGAGCGATTGAAAGAACTCGGTTTGGTTATAAAGAGTCGACCCATAGAGCTCGGATATGAGCTTCGATGCTGCAGACCGATAGGTTATGACCTTACACTCTGTACACTGCTGGCCATCGGCGTAAAAAAACTCTACGACGAAGGTATCAGTGGATGTATCGTGACGACCAATTCACGTGGAGACATCACTCCTATGTACCTATCAGAATTCGAAAATAGTGATGGAATCATCCCCCCACGACTCGTGGATATCGATGCGGAAATCTCTAAATTAAGTTTCAAAAATCTACACTTCGTCAACGAAGGAGATTATGAAGAATTGGGAGAGTTAGTTAGCAATCCCGAACAATACGATTTTAACAAAATATTAAACTGGAAGTAA
- a CDS encoding UDP-glucose--hexose-1-phosphate uridylyltransferase — MFDSKEHSHRRLNVLTGEWVQVSPHRSKRPWQGQVEKLEQERRPEHDPNCYLCAGNERIGGERNPDYKDTFVFTNDFAALQGDIPSGGESTGLLQSKSERGLCKVICFSPRHDLTIPEMDVDGIEKVVELWVEQCKEIGAIDYINHIQIFENKGSVMGCSNPHPHGQIWAQESIPVEPMKKQFQQEKYRLDHKADLLEDYIQQELAAKERVLFENEYMVVLIPYWAVWPFEAMILPKRRMAQIIEMTAEERRAFAEAYQHLTIKYDNLFEMSFPYSAGIHQAPYDNREHPEWHWHMSFYPPLLRSATVKKFMVGYEMFANPQRDITAEFAAQRLRDLPAVHYSQIQS; from the coding sequence ATGTTTGATTCAAAGGAACATTCTCACAGAAGACTCAATGTACTGACTGGGGAGTGGGTTCAGGTAAGCCCGCATCGGTCCAAAAGACCATGGCAGGGCCAGGTAGAGAAGTTGGAGCAAGAGCGACGACCTGAGCATGATCCGAACTGCTACCTATGCGCTGGCAATGAGCGCATAGGTGGAGAGCGAAACCCTGATTACAAGGACACTTTCGTCTTTACCAATGATTTTGCTGCGCTGCAAGGGGATATCCCCTCAGGTGGTGAGAGCACGGGGCTCTTGCAATCCAAGAGCGAAAGAGGACTGTGTAAAGTAATCTGTTTCTCTCCACGACATGATCTGACCATACCAGAAATGGATGTCGATGGGATCGAAAAGGTAGTGGAGCTTTGGGTCGAACAATGCAAGGAAATAGGAGCGATTGACTACATCAATCATATCCAAATCTTCGAAAACAAAGGCAGTGTGATGGGGTGCTCTAATCCCCATCCACACGGCCAAATCTGGGCACAAGAATCGATTCCTGTCGAGCCGATGAAAAAGCAGTTTCAGCAGGAGAAGTACCGATTGGATCATAAGGCCGATTTGTTGGAGGATTATATCCAGCAGGAGCTAGCTGCCAAGGAGCGTGTCCTATTTGAAAACGAGTACATGGTGGTCTTGATCCCGTATTGGGCGGTATGGCCGTTTGAGGCGATGATCTTGCCGAAGCGACGCATGGCGCAGATTATTGAGATGACTGCAGAGGAAAGACGTGCTTTTGCAGAAGCGTATCAGCACTTGACGATCAAGTATGACAACTTGTTCGAGATGTCCTTTCCGTATTCGGCGGGGATACACCAAGCACCGTATGACAACCGAGAGCATCCAGAGTGGCACTGGCACATGTCTTTTTATCCACCGCTGTTGAGATCAGCTACGGTCAAGAAGTTCATGGTAGGGTACGAGATGTTTGCCAATCCGCAGCGGGACATCACTGCGGAGTTTGCAGCACAGCGCCTGAGAGATTTGCCAGCAGTGCATTATTCGCAAATTCAATCGTAG
- a CDS encoding pseudouridine synthase, with amino-acid sequence MPMQTRLFLLHKPYGYISQFVSNEKTRKNKKKLGELYNFPKGTMAIGRLDESSEGLLLLTTDGQLSVEVRSRKVEKEYFALVDGIITPSAISALQSGVEISIKQKTYTTMPCQARAMKTSEVYWAHSRDVRDERHGPTSWLSITLTEGKNRQVRKMTAAVGFPTLRLIRVRIGDVHLNQLPAGEVVELDGIDIGICPNPKP; translated from the coding sequence ATGCCTATGCAAACGAGACTCTTCCTTCTGCACAAACCCTACGGATACATTTCTCAATTCGTGAGCAACGAAAAAACCCGCAAAAACAAAAAGAAACTTGGAGAACTGTATAATTTTCCAAAAGGGACGATGGCAATCGGTCGTCTTGATGAATCATCAGAAGGGTTGCTGCTACTGACTACAGATGGCCAACTGAGTGTGGAGGTGAGAAGCCGCAAAGTAGAGAAAGAATATTTCGCTCTAGTCGACGGCATCATCACACCATCAGCCATATCTGCACTACAGTCAGGTGTAGAGATCTCAATCAAGCAAAAGACCTACACAACCATGCCTTGTCAAGCGCGAGCGATGAAAACGTCAGAAGTGTATTGGGCCCACTCCCGTGACGTCCGTGACGAAAGACACGGGCCTACGAGTTGGCTATCGATCACACTCACCGAAGGCAAAAATCGCCAAGTTAGAAAAATGACTGCCGCTGTGGGCTTTCCGACCCTTCGTCTGATCAGGGTCCGTATAGGTGACGTTCATTTGAACCAACTCCCAGCAGGTGAAGTTGTCGAACTTGATGGAATTGATATTGGAATTTGTCCCAACCCAAAACCATAA
- a CDS encoding sodium/sugar symporter, producing the protein MNFSTLDFIIFGAYCAVILGVGLFVSRDKEGHEKSAEDYFLAGKSLPWWAIGASLIAANISAEQFIGMSGSGFALGLAIASYEWMAAITLLIVGKYFLPIFIEKGLYTIPEFVEKRFSTNLKTILAVFWVALYVFVNLSSVLYLGSLALETIMGIPMMYGVIGLALFAAAYSLYGGLSAVAWTDVIQVVFLVLGGLITTYLALNVVSDGQGMMVGFKHLIDAAPDRFHMILEETNSQYTNLPGIWVLVGGLWVANIYYWGFNQYIIQRTLAAKSLGEAQKGIALAAFLKLIIPFIVVVPGIAAYVIVNDPAMMARLGEIAQSNLPSVGQADKAYPWLLQLLPSGLKGIAFAALTAAVVSSLASMLNSTSTIFTMDIYKQYINKNASDKQMVNTGRFAAAGALIIACIMAPLLGGIDQAFQFIQEYTGIVSPGILAVFLLGLFWKKTTNAAAIWGAVISVPIAIAFKFVPGMPFMNQMGLTAVGTMIVIVIISQLTGGGKDDPKGIDLTKGLFKTNPVFNISAFVICILTAVLYAMFW; encoded by the coding sequence ATGAATTTTTCTACGTTAGACTTTATTATTTTCGGCGCATACTGCGCCGTTATTTTGGGGGTTGGATTATTTGTCTCTCGGGACAAAGAAGGGCACGAAAAGAGTGCAGAAGACTATTTTTTGGCAGGCAAGTCTTTGCCGTGGTGGGCGATAGGGGCGTCTCTCATCGCAGCGAATATCTCTGCCGAGCAGTTCATCGGTATGTCGGGTTCGGGCTTTGCGCTGGGACTCGCGATCGCATCCTACGAATGGATGGCTGCTATTACGCTACTGATTGTCGGTAAGTATTTCCTGCCGATTTTCATCGAAAAAGGACTGTATACCATTCCTGAGTTTGTTGAAAAGCGATTCAGTACCAATCTCAAAACGATCCTTGCGGTCTTTTGGGTGGCCTTGTATGTGTTTGTCAACCTGAGCTCAGTATTGTATCTCGGTTCGCTGGCACTAGAGACCATCATGGGTATCCCGATGATGTACGGTGTGATTGGCCTGGCCTTGTTTGCGGCGGCTTATTCGCTGTACGGTGGGTTGTCCGCTGTGGCATGGACGGACGTGATCCAGGTCGTGTTCTTGGTTCTTGGAGGTTTGATTACGACCTACCTCGCACTCAACGTTGTGTCTGATGGGCAAGGCATGATGGTGGGCTTCAAACATTTGATAGACGCAGCACCAGATCGTTTTCACATGATTTTGGAAGAGACCAATTCGCAGTATACCAACCTCCCAGGGATCTGGGTATTGGTAGGAGGGCTATGGGTAGCCAACATCTACTATTGGGGTTTCAACCAATATATCATCCAAAGAACTTTGGCAGCTAAGTCACTGGGCGAGGCGCAAAAAGGTATCGCACTAGCAGCCTTCCTCAAATTGATCATCCCATTCATCGTAGTGGTGCCGGGTATCGCTGCGTATGTGATCGTCAATGATCCAGCCATGATGGCGAGGTTGGGCGAAATCGCACAGTCCAATTTGCCAAGTGTAGGACAAGCCGACAAAGCGTATCCTTGGTTGCTGCAATTGTTGCCTTCAGGACTGAAGGGGATAGCATTCGCAGCACTGACAGCTGCGGTCGTATCGTCATTGGCTTCTATGCTGAATTCTACATCGACCATCTTTACGATGGATATCTACAAGCAGTACATCAACAAGAATGCTTCTGACAAGCAAATGGTAAACACAGGTCGTTTTGCGGCGGCAGGTGCATTGATCATAGCCTGTATCATGGCACCTCTCTTGGGAGGAATCGATCAGGCGTTTCAGTTTATCCAAGAGTATACAGGGATCGTGAGTCCAGGTATCTTGGCCGTATTCCTACTGGGGCTGTTCTGGAAGAAAACCACCAACGCAGCAGCGATATGGGGAGCGGTGATCTCTGTACCGATAGCCATAGCATTCAAGTTCGTGCCGGGTATGCCGTTTATGAATCAGATGGGTTTGACCGCTGTGGGTACAATGATTGTGATCGTGATCATTAGCCAGTTGACCGGTGGAGGAAAGGACGATCCAAAAGGTATCGACTTGACCAAAGGATTGTTCAAAACCAATCCGGTATTTAACATTTCGGCATTTGTCATCTGTATACTCACCGCAGTGTTGTATGCGATGTTTTGGTAA